Below is a window of Tolypothrix bouteillei VB521301 DNA.
TGACCAACCACATCGCGGATTTGTGTCCTATCATTCCCTAACGAGTGGTAAATTCCAAGGTACGGCAATTACAATAAATATCAATATTTTGAAATAGCTAATGGCTAATGGCTAATGGCTATTAGCTAATAGCCATTAGTTATTAGCCATTAGTATGTAAAACAAGCTGTAAATTACTTAACAGTTCGTCTAACGAAAAAGGTTTTGGTAAAACAGTTGTGACATTATCTTTTAAAAATTTTAGCATCTCATGGTTTGACCCAAGTCCGCTAAAACCAACTATCTTAATTGTTGGATTTATCTTTCTTAGAATACGGATCGTTGTTGGACCATCCATGGAAGGCATCATCATATCAATCAAGACAACATTGATTTCGCGTATATGTTGCGTGTATAGAGCGATCGCCTCCATCCCATCTCGAGCCACTAAGACTTTATAAGCATTTCTTTCTAACAAAGTTTTAGTCATTTCTCGAATTGAATCGTCATCATCAACTACAAGAATAAGTTCTCCATGTCCTAGTGGCAAATCGTCTTTATCTATTGTTAAGAGACTGTTGATTTCTAACGTTTGTTTGACTGGTAAATAAATCTGAAATTCTGCTCCTTTTCTTACCTCACTTGTCACACTCACAAATCCACCGTGGCTTTTCACAATACCCATCACTGTGGACAATCCAAGCCCCGTACCTTGACCAACTTCTTTTGTTGTGAAAAATGGTTCAAAAATTCTATCTATGATTTCTTTGGGAATGCCTATCCCCGTGTCAGATATAGAGATTGCAACATAAGGTCCTACTTTAGCATCAATATTTTTGCGCGTACATTGAACATCCACCCAAACGTTTTTTGCAGAAATCCGTAAAGTCCCACCTACTGGCATTGCATCGCGAGCATTGATACAGAGATTCATGATAACTTGGTGAAGTTGAGTTGCATCACCATAAATACTCCAGATATTTGGTTTTGGAATATCTAAAATGATATTGATCGATTTAGGAAATGATTGTTTGACAATCTGCTCAATTTCCAAAATTAAATGCCTAACCTGTAAAGTAGCAAATTGAATTTCACTCCCTTGTGAAAAGTACAATACCTGTTTGACTAAATCTGCTGCCCGTCTGACGTTGTTTTCCAATAAAGCACTCCATTGCCGACTTTGCTCATCGAGCATTTTAGTTTCTAACAGTTGAATTATCATCATCATTGGGGTTAGGGTATTGTTGAGATCGTGAGCGATCCCACTGGCTAGTGTTCCCAAACTTTCCATGCGTTGCGCTTGCAAAAATTGTGCTTCAAGTTGTTTCTTCTCTGTTATATTTGTGTTGACGGTCAAGATGGAATTAGGCTGTCCTTCCACATTATTTATCAATGTCCATCGACTAGCAACAATAATTGAGTGACCTGCTTTTGTAACTTGGTGTAACTCACCTTGCCAAGAGCCAACAACAGCTAAACTTTGTTGGATATTATCAAGTTGGGAAAGAGTTTCCGATCTATATAAAACTTCACGAGAGTCTCTGCCAATGGCTTCTTCAGACGTCCACCCATAAAGATGTTCGGCCCCCTTATTCCAGTAACGGATGAGGTTGCATGCATCCCGAACAAAAATTGCATCTGTAGTAATATCAAGTAATGCGGCTTGTT
It encodes the following:
- a CDS encoding response regulator — protein: MNFSNQEKNTILIVDDNPINLQILLALLSDAGFQVLVADDGESAIQIAETAYPDLILLDVVMPVMNGFETCCRLKSNIATQDIPIIFLTASSQKADKVKGLNLGAVDYITKPLENEEVLARVKIHLSLRNLTKRLKEQNTRLETEIHDRQQAEKKIQEQAALLDITTDAIFVRDACNLIRYWNKGAEHLYGWTSEEAIGRDSREVLYRSETLSQLDNIQQSLAVVGSWQGELHQVTKAGHSIIVASRWTLINNVEGQPNSILTVNTNITEKKQLEAQFLQAQRMESLGTLASGIAHDLNNTLTPMMMIIQLLETKMLDEQSRQWSALLENNVRRAADLVKQVLYFSQGSEIQFATLQVRHLILEIEQIVKQSFPKSINIILDIPKPNIWSIYGDATQLHQVIMNLCINARDAMPVGGTLRISAKNVWVDVQCTRKNIDAKVGPYVAISISDTGIGIPKEIIDRIFEPFFTTKEVGQGTGLGLSTVMGIVKSHGGFVSVTSEVRKGAEFQIYLPVKQTLEINSLLTIDKDDLPLGHGELILVVDDDDSIREMTKTLLERNAYKVLVARDGMEAIALYTQHIREINVVLIDMMMPSMDGPTTIRILRKINPTIKIVGFSGLGSNHEMLKFLKDNVTTVLPKPFSLDELLSNLQLVLHTNG